Part of the Arthrobacter sp. MMS18-M83 genome is shown below.
GCAAGGCTGACGCCCCGGCGGATTCCGCGCACGGCGCCTGAGTACCATGCCGGAACTCCCCGAAGTCGAAGTGGTACGCCGCGGTTTGGCGCGCTGGGTGCGGGGCCGGTCCATCACGTCCGTGGACGTCCTGGACCCGCGCTCCATCCGCCGCCACGCGCTGGGCACGGAAGACTTCGTCGGCAACCTGGAGCACGCCACGGTTTTGGACGTCGTCCGTCGGGGTAAGTTCCTCTGGATGCCCTTGCAGGCCGAAGGGCCCCGCGGCGCCGATGGTGCCCGCAGTACCGATGCAGATCGGCTGCCGGGTGTCGCGCTCATGGCGCACCTTGGGATGAGCGGCCAGTTGCTCATGCAGGATCCCGGCGTTCCGGACGAGAAGCACCTCAAAGTCCGCATCAACCTGAGCCAGTCCGACGGCATGCCCGAGCAATTGCGGTTTGTGGACCAGCGGATCTTCGGCGGACTGTTCGTCACCTCCCTTGTGCCAACGCCCGACGGCGGTCCCGGCGGCGAGGGCGAGGCGCCCCTTCCGGAAATTGCCGAAGAAGCCTCCCACATTGCCCGCGATCCGCTGGATCCCCACTTCTCCTTTGACGACTTCTACCGCAAGGTCAAAGCCCGCAAGACCGGGCTCAAACGTGCGCTGTTGGACCAGGGCGTCATTTCCGGGATAGGCAACATCTACGCCGACGAAGCCCTCTGGCGGGCCAAACTCCACTATGCCAGGCCGACGGACACCCTCCGGCGGGCCGACGCCATGCGGATTGTGGATGCTGCCCGGGAAGTCATGATGGACGCCCTGGCAGCTGGCGGTACGAGCTTTGATTCGCTCTATGTCAACGTCAACGGTGATTCCGGATACTTTGCCCGATCCCTCGATGCCTATGGGCGGGCCGGCGAACCCTGCAGGCGCTGCGCCGCTGCCGGGCTGGCGGGTGTGATCAAACGCGAGCAGTTCATGAACCGGTCCTCCTACACGTGCCCCGTCTGTCAGCCGAAGCCGCGCAACGGCCGCTGGTAGCACTTTTCGCCTGGAAATCCCCGCCGTTTCCATTGCCGGGCCACGGTGGCAGACTGTGGGCATGAGAGCCTGGGTCATCCGGATAGGCATTGCACTTGTCTTCAATGCCATCACCTTCTGGGCGGCTTCCATCCTCCCTGGAGTACGGCTGGGTGGGGGATTCCTCTGGGCTGTCGTGGTCTTCACCGCGGCCACGCTGCTGATCAAGCCCGGCATGACTGCCTTGATCGCGATCGGCGGCGCCAGTCTCCTTTCCCGCTCAAGGCGTTCGGGAAAGCTCCTGAGCGCCGCAGCCGGCCTGTTGGCAACCCTCGGCATCCTGATTGTCACCAGCATCTTCTCCAGCGGCTTCCAGATCAACGGAATCGCGGGCTGGGTTGCGGCTACCGTGGTGATTTGGCTGGCCTCCTTGATCTACAACTTCGTGGACGACGGCCTTGAGGCCAGGGTCACGGCGTTGATCGGGCGTGCCGGGATCAGTCGAAGGCGACAGCCCTGAACGTGCCGCGGGAGCTACGGCCGCCGGATATCAAGGGTACGTCCCGCAAATCCGGGGATTTCCGCCGTCGGGCAGTAGATTGAGAGGGGGAAATCAGCCACTCAGGAGAACCGAAACACCTTGCATCTGAAAAGTTTGACTGTCCGGGGATTCAAGTCGTTCGCGTCGGCCACGACGTTCGACTTCGAGCCGGGCGTCACTGCCGTTGTCGGCCCCAACGGTTCGGGCAAGTCCAATGTGGTTGACGCACTGGCCTGGGTGATGGGCGAACAGGGCGCCAAGACCCTGCGCGGCGGCAAAATGGAAGATGTCATTTTCGCCGGGACATCGGGGCGGCCCCCTTTGGGCCGCGCGCATGTTTCGCTGACAATTGACAACGCCGACGGTGCCTTGCCGATCGAATACAGCGAAGTCACCATTTCCCGCACGCTCTTCCGGACCGGCGGCTCCGAGTACGCCATCAACGGCTCGCCGTGCCGTCTCCTGGATATCCAGGAACTCCTCTCGGATTCAGGCCTGGGCCGGGAAATGCATGTGATCGTAGGGCAGGGGCAGTTGGACCGGGTCCTGCACGCCACTCCTGAGGACCGCCGCGGATTCATCGAAGAGGCCGCCGGCATCCTGAAGCACCGGCGTCGTAAGGAAAAGACTGTCCGCAAGCTGGAAGCCATGCAGGCGAACCTGCAACGCCTTGGCGACCTGACGGCAGAAATCCGCCGGCAACTCACGCCCCTGGGCAAGCAGGCCGAAGTCGCCCGCCGGGCCCAGACCGTGCAATTCGACGTCCGTGATGCCAAGTCCCGGCTGCTGGCGGACGAACTCGTGCAGCTCACCAAAGCTTTGGAGAAAGATGTCGCGGATGAAGCTGCGTTGAAGGAACGCCGCGAGACCGTTGAAGCGGAACTCGGCGCAGGTCGCCAACGCCAGCTCCGTCTTGAACAACTCGCTGCTGTTGCGACGCCCAGGCTCAATGCGGCCCGGGACAATTGGTATCAATTGTCCGCAACCAGGGACCGGCTTAGAGCCTTGGGATCGCTCGCCACGGAGCGTCGCCGCCTCCTCGGATCCACGGATGCTGCCCCCGATTCCGGCCGCGACCCGGACCACCTCGACCGGCAGGCGGCCCGGGTACGGCAGGAACAGGCGGAACTCGAGCACGACATCCTGGCGAAGCAGGCAGCCCTTCTCGAGGCCACCGCTGTCAAACAGGAAGCCGAGAACCTGGCCGCGGCCGAGGACAAGCGCCTGACAACCGTGTTGCGCGCGGCGGCCGATCGCCGTGAAGGACTCGCGAAACTCGTTGGACAATTGGCTGCCGCGCGTTCCCGGGCGGAGGCGGCGGAAGCCGAACGAGGCAGGCTCAGGGAATCGCTTTCTGCCGGTGAGGAACGCCGTCGCCACGCGCAAAGCGAGTTCACGGCCCTCGAGTCACAAGTGGCCGGGGTCGAAGACGGCGAGGAGAGCCTCGACGCCGAATACGAGGGCGCCAGCGCCCTTCTCGACGAGATCAACGCCGAGATCGACGCGTTGAAAGCCGCCGAACGGGACGAAGTCCGCGAACGTGATGCCCTCATCGCCCGCCGTGATGCCCTGCAACTTGGACTCAACCGCAAGGATGGCTCTTCGCGGATCCTGTCCTCGGGCCACCCCGGGGTCGTGGGTTCCTTGGCTTCGCTTCTGACAGTCGAGCCCGGCTATGAGGCCGCAGTGGCCGCGGCGCTCGGCAGCGCCTCCGACGCCGTGGTAGTGGCCGACGGCGCGGGAGCCGTCGCCGCGATGCAGTTGCTGAAAGACGCCGACGCCGGACGCGCTTCCCTTTTGCTGGCGGGCGCGCCACCGTCCGCCGCTCCGGAGCTTGACTCGCCGGAAGTGTCGGCGCTGCCGAACGGTGCGCGTTGGGCTACTGAGTTGGTTCAGGCTGATGGTCCTGACGCGGGTGGCGCCATGGCCCTCCTGGCCCTGACCGCCGTCGTCGACGGACTGGGCGCGGCGGCAAGCCTCATTGCAGGCAACCCGAGGCTCACCGCTGTAACCCTCGAAGGGGACGTCTTCAGGGCCCTGACCGTGGACGGCGGATCGGCCACGGCGCCGTCGCTCCTTGAGGTCCAAGCCGCAATGGACGACGCCGAAGCCCGGCTTCTGGAGCTCACCACCCGTCTTGAACGTGGCAAGTTCGCCCTGGCGGGGGCCGAAGCCCGCCGGGCCGACGCGCGGGAACGCGCGGACGCTGCCCTGGACAAACTCCACGACTCGGATGCCCGGCTGGCCGCCGTGGCCGAACGGCTTGGCCACCTGAATTCCCAGTTGCGCAGCGCCGTCGGGGAAAGCGATCGCCTGGCGGATTCCTTGGCCAAGGCCGAACTGAACATCGCCGTCGCCGAGGAATCCCTTGAACTTGCGGCGGAACGGCTGGCCGCGGCACAAGAAGCCCCCCAGGAAGAAGAGCCTTCCACGGAGCACCGGGACGCGTTGTCGAGAGCTGCCAGCGAAGCCCGGTCCTGTGAGATGGAGGTCAGGCTAGGGTTGCGCAGTGCCGAGGAACAGCTCGCCGCAACCAGCAACCGGGCTGCATCCCTGGAACGGGCCGCCGCAAGCGAGCGGCGTGCCCGTGAGGAGGCGGCGCGCCGGGCCCTGCGGCGCAAAGCCCAAGCCGAGCGGGCCTCCGCAGTGGCCTCCGCCGTTGGACAGACGGTTCGCTTCGTTGACGTTTCGGTGGACTTGGCTGCCCGCGCCCGTGACCACGCAGAGGCGGTTCGTGAACAGCGGGAGAAGGAACTTGCCGATGTCCGGAGCAGCAACGACGTCTTGGCCCAAGAACTGGCCGGACTGACGGATTCCGTGCACCGCGACGAGCTCGCGCGGGCCCAACAGAGGCTCAGGATCGAAGCCTTGGAAACGCGCGCCATCGAAGAACTTGGCCTGTCGGCAGAGCAACTCGTGGCCGATTTCGGTCCGGAGCAGCCCATTCCCGTGCCTGCTGCCGCCACGGACAAATGGGCCGAACTCCGCGCCCCGGTGGACGAGGACGGAAACCCTGTTGTCGAGGGCGTTCCTTTTGTCCGCGCTGAGCAGGAGAAACGGCTCCGGAAGGCCGAACGGGACCTCGCCGCGCTCGGCAAAGTGAACCCCTTGGCGCTTGAGGAATTTGCGGCACTCGAGGAACGGCACCAATTCCTGAGCACACAGCTGGAAGATCTCAAGTCCAGCCGAAAAGACCTTCTGGACATCATTAAGGAAGTGGACAACCGCGTTCAGCAGGTCTTTGCCGAAGCCTTCGCCGATACGTCCAAACAGTTCGACCACGTCTTTGCGCGGCTCTTTCCTGGCGGTGAGGGCAAGTTGGTACTGACGGACCCGGACGACATGCTGACCACCGGCATCGAGGTTGAGGCACGGCCTGCCGGCAAGAAGATCAAGCGCTTGTCCTTGCTTTCAGGCGGCGAACGGTCGCTGACGGCTGTCGCCCTGCTTGTGGCGATTTTCAAGGCGCGGCCTTCCCCGTTCTATGTCATGGACGAGGTGGAAGCAGCGCTGGACGATACGAACCTGGGCAGGCTGATCACGATCTTCGAAGAACTGCGCGAGTCCAGCCAGCTGATTGTCATTACCCACCAGAAGCGGACCATGGAAGTCGCGGACGCCCTGTACGGAGTGACAATGCGGGGCGACGGGGTCTCTACCGTCATCAGCCAGAGGCTCGGTGCCGAGGTCTAGCTTTGTGAGAAGCTAGGGGAGTGAATGATCTCCTCCCCATTATTCTGTCCATTGTCGCTGCCATTGTGGTGGTCGGAGGGCTGATTCCTGTCCTGCTCAAGGCGCGGAAGTCCTCCTCGACCTACGCTGGAACACGCGACGCCAACGATCCTGCTAATACGGGGTCGGCAGGCGGCGGAACGATTGTCGACGACGCCCCCGGTGCCGTGCGGGAACGCCCGGCACCCGGTATCGCCGTCGAGCCCGCCGACCTTGCCGTTCCCGAGACCGACGTTCCTGACGACGCCGCGGGGCTGGAACTCATCGAGGTGGAGACCCCTGCGCCGGTGGAGGGCCGCCTCAACCGGCTTCGGGCGCGACTGGTCAAATCCAACAACATCCTCGGCAAGGGACTCCTGGCGCTGCTTGCGAGCGACAAGATCGACGAAGATGTCTGGGACGAAGTCGAGGAAACGCTGCTCCTTGCCGACCTTGGCACCGAGCCCACCATGCAGCTGGTGGATGCACTGCGTGAACGGGTGAAAGTCCAAGGAACCCGCAACCCGGAGGAAGTCAAAGCCCTCCTGCGCGAGGAACTCATCAAGCTCGTGGACCCGACTATGGACCGCAGCCTGAACGTGGACCGCAAGGGAGACCACCCCGCCATCATGATCGTGGTCGGCGTCAACGGTGTCGGCAAGACCACCACCGTGGGTAAGCTGGCGCGTGTTCTGGTCGCTGAAGACAAGGACGTCCTCCTGGGCGCTGCCGACACTTTCCGGGCGGCGGCCGCGGAGCAGCTTGCCACCTGGGGGCAGCGCGTCGGCGTCGCAACGGTCAGGTCCCACGTCGACGGCGCGGACCCCGCCTCTGTCGCGTATGAGGCCGTCAAATCAGGCATCGAGCAGGAAGTCGATGTCGTCATGATCGACACCGCTGGCCGCCTGCAGAACAAGGTCGGCCTCATGGACGAACTCAGCAAGGTCAAGCGGGTCATCGAGAAGCTGGCTGAAGTGGATGAGGTCCTGCTGGTGCTGGATGCGACCACCGGACAGAACGGCCTGAACCAAGCCAAGGTCTTTGCCGAGGTGGTCAACATCACGGGAATCGTGCTCACCAAACTGGACGGCACGGCGAAGGGCGGCATCGTCGTCGCGATCCAAAAGGCTCTCGGCGTCCCGGTCAAGCTTGTTGGCCTTGGCGAAGGCCCGGACGACCTCGCCCCGTTCGAGGCCGAAGCCTTCGTCGACGCCCTGCTGAACTGAACGCCCTGCTGAACTAGCCGCATCCCACCCAACTAACTCGCAGTTAATGTCGTTTTCAGCCCTGAAAGCGACATTAACTGCGAGTCAGTTGGGTGAGTCGATACGCTCCGGTACGCGATGCATCGGCTCGCGGGCCACGGACCACCCGACGGTTGAGAGCAGGAGGATCCCGCCGGTTGCGCCGAACGCCCAGCCGTAGCCGAAACCGTCGGCCAGGAGGCCAACCAGAACAGGCCCGACGATCGCTCCGGCATCGGAGGCCATCTGGAAGGCCGCCAATACCTTTCCGCCCGAACGGCCGCGACCGATGATGTCCCCGACGGCGGCCTGCTGGGCAGGGTTCAGCAAACCCGAGCCGAAACCGGCAACAGCGGAAGCCGCGAAAAACGCGGGAAGACTGCTCGTCAAGCCGATGGTGCCAGTGGCCAGGCCCGTGACGACCAGGCCCAGCAGCATCATGGGCTTGCGGCCGAAGCTGTCGGCCAAGCGACCGGAGAAGGTCAGCGCCAGCGCGTTGCCCCCTGCGAACACGGCCAGGGCCCAGCCCGCCGAGCCGGCACCCGCGGCCAGGACAACCACGGCGAACAATGGCACGGTGGCCATGCGCACCCCGAAGGTCGCCCAGCCATTGCCGAAGCTAGAGAATAGCGCGGCCCTGTAGGCAGAATCGCGCAGGGCCTCTTTAAGTTGCATTGCCGGCCCCGCCGCGTCTCCTTGGCTCGCTCCCTTTGAACTGCCCGTCAGCTGCGTGCGTACGACGAGGGCCGCGAGCACCAGGGCAGCCGCGTAGGCAAGGAATGGGACGCGCAACCCGAACCCGGCAAGCAGTCCACCAACCACGGGGCCGAGGACGCTGCCTATCAGGAACGCAGACGCGTAAGCGCCGGAGACCCGTCCGCGGCTTTCCGGGGGAGCGAGGCGGATCAACAGGCCCATCGCTGCGACCGTGAACATCACGGAACCGGCCCCGCCGAGACCCCGGAACACCAGCAGTTGCCAGTAGCTTTGGGCGAAGGCGCACGCCGCCGTGGAGGCCGCCACAATCAGCAACCCCGCGATGTAAACGGGGCGCTCGCCGAAGCGACCCATCAGGACGCCGCCGGCTGGAGCGAATACCAGGCGCATGAACGCGAAGATACTCACGATCACGGCGGCCGCCGTTGCTCCGACGTCGAATGTGGTGGCGAACTGCGGGAGCACGGGCGCCACGAGGCCAAAACCCAGCGCGATCAGGAACGCTGCCACCAACATCACCTTGATGTCCCGAGGCATGGGGGCCTTCGTGGCGCGAGCCCCTTGGTTTGCACTGGATTTGGGGCTTGCGGTCATCGTGTTGAGGTCCTCCGGGTTGTGTTGGTGCGGGGAATGTGGAACTGACGAAACATATCCGTAACAAGGGCGATATCCACCATTTACGTTCGAGAAGTTCTTGTAACAGCCCCGCAATCTAAAACCTTCGCAGGTGAAACACTGCCCCGCAAAACTCTTACATAGAACGCAAATGCGTTGGGACAGGCGGCAAAGTCCGCAACAAAGAGCAGAGAGGACGTAGACATGGAATTTAGCGCCGGTCTCGTTTGGCTCCTGGTCGCGTCAGCCTTCGTGCTGTTCATGACCCCGGGCCTGGCATTTTTCTATGGCGGCATGACCCGTGCCAAAGCCGCCCTGAACATGATGATGATGAGCTTCATCGCCATCGGCACAGTGACCATCGTCTGGGTCTTGTGGGGCGCGTCGATGTCCACGAGCAACACGGACAACTTCTTCCAGCTCTTCGCAAACCCGTTCAGCCACTTCGGCCTGCATAACTTCACGGATCCCGCAGACCTCCTCCACGTTGGATACGCTGCTACCTTCGCGATCATCACCGTGGCGCTGATCTCCGGTGCAATAGCGGACCGAGCCAAGTTCTCGGCCTGGACGCTCTTCACCCCGATTTGGGCCACCCTGGTCTACGCACCCATGGCTTACATGGTGTGGGGCGGCGGGCTCTTCTCAAAGGACGGCTGGTTCGGCCAGACTTTCGCCCCGGTCATCGACTTCGCCGGTGGCACTGTGGTGCACATCAACGCCGGTATTGCTGGCCTGATACTCGTCCTGATCATCGGCAACCGCAAGGGCTTCGGCAAGGACCCGAATCACCGCCCGCACAACGTGCCCCTGGTCATGCTGGGTGCGGCGATCCTCTGGTTCGGCTGGTTCGGTTTCAACGCCGGTGCAGCAGCAACGGTAGAGCAGGCAGGCCTCATCTGGATCAACACCCTCACCGCGCCTGCAGCAGCCATGCTCGGCTGGCTTATTGTGGAGCGCATCCGTGACGGCCACCCGACCTCGCTCGGAGCTGCTTCGGGTGTCGTCGCCGGTCTGGTCGCTATCACCCCGGCTTGTGCCAACGTTTCGCCGCTCGGCGCCATCGCGCTCGGTATCGCAGCCGGCGTTGCCTCGGCTCTCGCCGTCGGCCTGAAGTTCAAGCTTGGCTACGACGACTCGCTCGATGTGGTGGGCGTCCACCTGGTGTCCGGCATCATCGGCACTGTGGCCATCGGCTTCCTCGCCACCCCGACCCAGGGTCCGGCCGGCCTGTTCTACGGCGGCGGTACTACACAGCTGGTTGCACAGTCTCTCGCAGCGCTTTGCTCGATCGTCTTCACCGGCGTCATGACATTCATCATCGCCTACCCGATCCACAAGCTCATGGGCTTCCGGATCTCCGAACGCCAGGAGATCGCCGGTGCAGACCTTAGCCTGCATGCCGAAACGGCATACGAGTTCGGCGTCGGCGGCCACGGCGGCAGCTTCCAGCCCCTGCACGACCTCATCACTGGCAAGGCATCGGCTGGAGCAACTGAGGAAACATCCGTATCAGGCAAGGAGAGTGTCCAGGCATGAAACTCATCACGGCGATCGTCCGCCCGGAGAAGCTCGACGCCATCCGAGAGGGGCTCGAAGCCTACGGGGTACAGGGACTGACGGTCAGCGCGGCCAGCGGCTACGGCCGGCAGCGAGGTTACACCGAGGTGTATCGCGGTGCCGAGTACAACGTGGATTTGCTTCCGAAGATCCGCGTCGAGGTCCTGGCCACGGATGAGCAGGCGGACGACATCCTCGATGTCCTGATCGCTTCCTCCAACACAGGCCGCGCCGGTGACGGCAAAGTCTGGACTGTGGACGTCTACGAAGCAGTCCGTGTCCGCACGGGCGAACGCGGCGCAGCAGCCATCTAAAGCACCCAACGCAAAGAGGGGCCGGGTACCTGGAAAGGTACCCGGCCCCTCTTTGCCTGTCCGCTTAGGCAGGAACCCAGCCAGCAGTCCGGCCGGCTCAGCCCCCGACGGCGGTGGGCCAGTCCGCGGGACCGGAGCCACCGGCGTCGTACTTTTCAAGCGGCACCGAATCCTTGGCCCAGGCTTTCAGCACGGGCTCAACGATCCGCCAGCAGTCCACGGCAGTGTCTCCCCGGACGGAAAGCAGGGGATCGCCGGTGATGACCCCCTCCAGGACTTCTCCATAGGGCAGGAGATCGGAAGCGTTCAGGTCGGAGGCGAGCGTCACGCGATCTAGCGTGAAGACGTCCCCGGGACCGTTGACGTCAATGTCGAGCTGCAGAGTGTCCGGACCGAATCCGATGCGCAGCTGGTTGGGGGAGTCCACGCCTTGGAACCCGGACGGCAGGTGCGGAACGGGCCGGAAGGTGATGATGGCTTCCTTGCGCGCGAGGCCCAAGGCCTTGCCTGAGCGCAGGATGAAAGGGACTCCCTTCCAGCGCCAGTTGTCGATCGACACCTCAACTTCCGCGAGCGTCTCGGTGTTCCGGGCGGGATCCACGCCTTCCTCTTCGACATAGTCCGGAACCGGATGCCCGCCGCTTCGGCCGGCGCTGTAGCGGGCTCTGCGCGTGGTCTTCCGGTAGGGCGCGCTGATGCTGCTCGCACGCAGCACCGTGGCGATCGCGCCGCGGAGATCGCTCTCGTCGATGGTGGCGGGGGCATCAATGGCCAGGAGCGCCATGATGTGCAGCAAATGGCTCTGGATCATGTCCTTCAGGGCGCCTGCGTTGTCGTAGTAGCGCGCACGCCCTTCGAGCGCGAGGTCTTCGTCGAAAATGACCTCCACCTTTTCGATGTGGTCCCGGTTCCACACGGGTTCGAGGAACCTGTTGGCGAAGCGCAAGCCCAGGATGTTCAGGACGGTGGCTTTGCCGAGGAAATGGTCCACGCGGTGGATGTGGTCTTCCGGGACCAAGGCTGCAAGGGTCTTGTTGAGGTCCCGGGCCGATTCCGAACTGGAGCCGAACGGCTTCTCCATCACTAAGCGGGTCCCGGCAGGCAGATCTGCGGCATTGAGTACTTCGCAGGCCTTTTGGCTGATGTGTGGCGGCAAGGCAAAGTAGACGGCTACCGGTGCTTCGAGTCCGGCCAGCAGCGTGGCGAGCTGGCCGTCGGCCGTGACATCCAGCTGATGGTAGGCGGTGTTGTCCTCCATGGCCGCGACGGCTTTCTTCCCTGCGGCACCGGCGTCCTTCCCTGCCTCCTCAAAGGCGCCCTGCACCCGTTTTGTCCATTGCTGGGCGGTCCAGGGGTCGGACCCGGCTCCCACAAGCTTGAGGCCGTCCGCGAGCCCGCCGGCGACAAGCCTGGCAAGGCCCGGCAACAGCAACCGGCCTGTCAGGTCTCCGGAGGCACCTAGGATGAGCAACGTTTTGACGGTAGTTTTGCTGGTCACTGTGCCAGCATGCCATCTTGCAGGCGCGTCTTGGTACCCTAGATAGTCGAGTCCCCCAGTTGAGTCAGATTTGTTTGGGGCAGGAATCGTCAAGATGTTGGCGCGCCGGAACGGCCGCCATTCGTAGACCATTGAAAGAAGTGCACGGCGCGTGTTCAATTCACTCTCTGACCGGTTGACAGCAACCTTCAAGAATCTTCGTGGCAAAGGTCGCCTCACCGAGGCCGACGTCGATGCCACCGTCCGGGAGATCCGCCGTGCCCTTTTGGACGCGGACGTTGCCGTTTCCGTGGTCCGCGAGTTCACGGGGCGGATCCGTGAACGTGCCTTGGGCGCCGAGGTTTCCGCTGCCCTGAACCCGAGCCAGCAGATCGTTAAGATCGTCAACGAGGAACTCCAGGAGATCCTCGGTGGCGAGACCCGCCGTATCCGCTTGGCGAAGACCGGCCCCACCATCATCATGCTCGCCGGCTTGCAGGGTGCGGGTAAGACCACACTCGCCGGCAAGCTGGCCAAGTGGCTCAAGGCTCAGGGACACAGTCCCGTACTTGTTGCCGCCGACCTCCAGCGTCCCAACGCCGTGACGCAGCTCCAGATCGTCGGTGCGCGCGCTGGCGTCCACGTCTTCGCGCCGCACCCCGGTACCACCTCCGACCTGGATGTTCCCACAGGCGACCCCGTCGCCGTCGCGCGCGCCGGCGTCGACGAAGCCCGCCAGAAGCTGCACGACGTCGTGATCGTCGACACCGCAGGCCGCCTCGGCGTCGACGCCGAAATGATGGACC
Proteins encoded:
- the smc gene encoding chromosome segregation protein SMC, giving the protein MHLKSLTVRGFKSFASATTFDFEPGVTAVVGPNGSGKSNVVDALAWVMGEQGAKTLRGGKMEDVIFAGTSGRPPLGRAHVSLTIDNADGALPIEYSEVTISRTLFRTGGSEYAINGSPCRLLDIQELLSDSGLGREMHVIVGQGQLDRVLHATPEDRRGFIEEAAGILKHRRRKEKTVRKLEAMQANLQRLGDLTAEIRRQLTPLGKQAEVARRAQTVQFDVRDAKSRLLADELVQLTKALEKDVADEAALKERRETVEAELGAGRQRQLRLEQLAAVATPRLNAARDNWYQLSATRDRLRALGSLATERRRLLGSTDAAPDSGRDPDHLDRQAARVRQEQAELEHDILAKQAALLEATAVKQEAENLAAAEDKRLTTVLRAAADRREGLAKLVGQLAAARSRAEAAEAERGRLRESLSAGEERRRHAQSEFTALESQVAGVEDGEESLDAEYEGASALLDEINAEIDALKAAERDEVRERDALIARRDALQLGLNRKDGSSRILSSGHPGVVGSLASLLTVEPGYEAAVAAALGSASDAVVVADGAGAVAAMQLLKDADAGRASLLLAGAPPSAAPELDSPEVSALPNGARWATELVQADGPDAGGAMALLALTAVVDGLGAAASLIAGNPRLTAVTLEGDVFRALTVDGGSATAPSLLEVQAAMDDAEARLLELTTRLERGKFALAGAEARRADARERADAALDKLHDSDARLAAVAERLGHLNSQLRSAVGESDRLADSLAKAELNIAVAEESLELAAERLAAAQEAPQEEEPSTEHRDALSRAASEARSCEMEVRLGLRSAEEQLAATSNRAASLERAAASERRAREEAARRALRRKAQAERASAVASAVGQTVRFVDVSVDLAARARDHAEAVREQREKELADVRSSNDVLAQELAGLTDSVHRDELARAQQRLRIEALETRAIEELGLSAEQLVADFGPEQPIPVPAAATDKWAELRAPVDEDGNPVVEGVPFVRAEQEKRLRKAERDLAALGKVNPLALEEFAALEERHQFLSTQLEDLKSSRKDLLDIIKEVDNRVQQVFAEAFADTSKQFDHVFARLFPGGEGKLVLTDPDDMLTTGIEVEARPAGKKIKRLSLLSGGERSLTAVALLVAIFKARPSPFYVMDEVEAALDDTNLGRLITIFEELRESSQLIVITHQKRTMEVADALYGVTMRGDGVSTVISQRLGAEV
- a CDS encoding MFS transporter, whose translation is MTASPKSSANQGARATKAPMPRDIKVMLVAAFLIALGFGLVAPVLPQFATTFDVGATAAAVIVSIFAFMRLVFAPAGGVLMGRFGERPVYIAGLLIVAASTAACAFAQSYWQLLVFRGLGGAGSVMFTVAAMGLLIRLAPPESRGRVSGAYASAFLIGSVLGPVVGGLLAGFGLRVPFLAYAAALVLAALVVRTQLTGSSKGASQGDAAGPAMQLKEALRDSAYRAALFSSFGNGWATFGVRMATVPLFAVVVLAAGAGSAGWALAVFAGGNALALTFSGRLADSFGRKPMMLLGLVVTGLATGTIGLTSSLPAFFAASAVAGFGSGLLNPAQQAAVGDIIGRGRSGGKVLAAFQMASDAGAIVGPVLVGLLADGFGYGWAFGATGGILLLSTVGWSVAREPMHRVPERIDSPN
- a CDS encoding ammonium transporter yields the protein MEFSAGLVWLLVASAFVLFMTPGLAFFYGGMTRAKAALNMMMMSFIAIGTVTIVWVLWGASMSTSNTDNFFQLFANPFSHFGLHNFTDPADLLHVGYAATFAIITVALISGAIADRAKFSAWTLFTPIWATLVYAPMAYMVWGGGLFSKDGWFGQTFAPVIDFAGGTVVHINAGIAGLILVLIIGNRKGFGKDPNHRPHNVPLVMLGAAILWFGWFGFNAGAAATVEQAGLIWINTLTAPAAAMLGWLIVERIRDGHPTSLGAASGVVAGLVAITPACANVSPLGAIALGIAAGVASALAVGLKFKLGYDDSLDVVGVHLVSGIIGTVAIGFLATPTQGPAGLFYGGGTTQLVAQSLAALCSIVFTGVMTFIIAYPIHKLMGFRISERQEIAGADLSLHAETAYEFGVGGHGGSFQPLHDLITGKASAGATEETSVSGKESVQA
- the mutM gene encoding bifunctional DNA-formamidopyrimidine glycosylase/DNA-(apurinic or apyrimidinic site) lyase, which translates into the protein MPELPEVEVVRRGLARWVRGRSITSVDVLDPRSIRRHALGTEDFVGNLEHATVLDVVRRGKFLWMPLQAEGPRGADGARSTDADRLPGVALMAHLGMSGQLLMQDPGVPDEKHLKVRINLSQSDGMPEQLRFVDQRIFGGLFVTSLVPTPDGGPGGEGEAPLPEIAEEASHIARDPLDPHFSFDDFYRKVKARKTGLKRALLDQGVISGIGNIYADEALWRAKLHYARPTDTLRRADAMRIVDAAREVMMDALAAGGTSFDSLYVNVNGDSGYFARSLDAYGRAGEPCRRCAAAGLAGVIKREQFMNRSSYTCPVCQPKPRNGRW
- a CDS encoding glucose-6-phosphate dehydrogenase, encoding MTSKTTVKTLLILGASGDLTGRLLLPGLARLVAGGLADGLKLVGAGSDPWTAQQWTKRVQGAFEEAGKDAGAAGKKAVAAMEDNTAYHQLDVTADGQLATLLAGLEAPVAVYFALPPHISQKACEVLNAADLPAGTRLVMEKPFGSSSESARDLNKTLAALVPEDHIHRVDHFLGKATVLNILGLRFANRFLEPVWNRDHIEKVEVIFDEDLALEGRARYYDNAGALKDMIQSHLLHIMALLAIDAPATIDESDLRGAIATVLRASSISAPYRKTTRRARYSAGRSGGHPVPDYVEEEGVDPARNTETLAEVEVSIDNWRWKGVPFILRSGKALGLARKEAIITFRPVPHLPSGFQGVDSPNQLRIGFGPDTLQLDIDVNGPGDVFTLDRVTLASDLNASDLLPYGEVLEGVITGDPLLSVRGDTAVDCWRIVEPVLKAWAKDSVPLEKYDAGGSGPADWPTAVGG
- a CDS encoding P-II family nitrogen regulator — translated: MKLITAIVRPEKLDAIREGLEAYGVQGLTVSAASGYGRQRGYTEVYRGAEYNVDLLPKIRVEVLATDEQADDILDVLIASSNTGRAGDGKVWTVDVYEAVRVRTGERGAAAI
- the ftsY gene encoding signal recognition particle-docking protein FtsY, which codes for MNDLLPIILSIVAAIVVVGGLIPVLLKARKSSSTYAGTRDANDPANTGSAGGGTIVDDAPGAVRERPAPGIAVEPADLAVPETDVPDDAAGLELIEVETPAPVEGRLNRLRARLVKSNNILGKGLLALLASDKIDEDVWDEVEETLLLADLGTEPTMQLVDALRERVKVQGTRNPEEVKALLREELIKLVDPTMDRSLNVDRKGDHPAIMIVVGVNGVGKTTTVGKLARVLVAEDKDVLLGAADTFRAAAAEQLATWGQRVGVATVRSHVDGADPASVAYEAVKSGIEQEVDVVMIDTAGRLQNKVGLMDELSKVKRVIEKLAEVDEVLLVLDATTGQNGLNQAKVFAEVVNITGIVLTKLDGTAKGGIVVAIQKALGVPVKLVGLGEGPDDLAPFEAEAFVDALLN